AGATTGGGGTACCTGGAAATTAGGGTGTTTGAGTGGTGCTGTAGTTATTTGGGTATGGGAGCAAAACAGTGCCATCCATCAGGGGCATATAAGTTAGAGAAGTGCATACTGGGATATTTAGGCAGAATTGGGGAGATCTCTGACCCATTCATACAGTGGGGGATAAAGAGCTGCCGGAGCTGCTTGTTGGAGTAACAGGGGGATGAGATCCTGCAGCACAAACACCATTACCATGGCAACCTCCCAATTTAGCAGAACATAATGTGCCGAGTAGAGTTTGTCACAGGGGAATGTCACGCTTGTCCCTCCATCCTCCTGCTGAGCAATGATGTGCAGCTGTCTGACAGCAAAGGGTTAATTGTCTGAACAGGGGATCCCCTCTCTTCTCAGTATTGgctctttctccccccccccccactctgtGGTCTTTCCCTTCCTTGTCTTCCTTCTGTCATGTTACCCCATCTGACCCTGACACTAACCTTTTAGCCCCCCTCATATTTATTCTCTTCCTCCCACACATTTACACTTCTTCTTACTCTGCCCCCCACTTTCTCTGTACTTATCCCAGGAATTGTCTGCCTTGCCTGCCCTTCTTCATCCTTACCCCCCTCCTCGCCAATTACACTTCCCCCTCCTTCTCTCCTTTCCTTACATCTCCTCTTGTGCCCCCTTCTTTCCTTCCCTTACATCTCCTCTTGTGTCCCCTTCTCTCCTTTCCTTACATCTCCTCTTGTGTCCCCTTCTCTCCTTTCCTTACATCTCCTCTTGTGTCCCCTTCTTTCCTTCCCTTACATCTCCTCTTGTGTCCCCTTCTCTCCTTTCCTTACATCTCCTCTTGTGTCCCCTTCTCTCCTTTCCTTACATCTCCTCTTGTGCCCCCTTCTTTCCTTCCCTTACTTCTCCTCTTGTGTCTCCTTCTCTCCTTTCCTTACATCTCCTCTTGTGCCCCCTTCTTTCCTTCCCTTACATCTCCTCTTGTGTCCCCTTCTCTCCTTTCCTTACTTCTCCTCTTGTGTCCCCTTGTTCCTTTCTatcctccttccttttctgcctcttcTCTCCTTCCTTTCCTCTTGTACCCCCTTCTAAGTGCTCCCCTTTCTAACACATTTGAACCCACCCGATTGTTTCACCTGATTTAATTTTCACTGCTTCCCCCCAGTTTTCTGTCACTCTCCCCAACCCCAtcagcaggactggactgggagtgAAAATAGcccctgacattccaagtacatagaggcccaaacagcccccaatgATCCAATGTTTCTCTTCTCCCTTGTGCTGTCTCATTAATTCTTTATTACTTCTCGCTTTTTCTCTCTCATTTTTCTCTCCCCTTCTCCCTTTCACCACTGCTATCTTTCTTTTATCTCCATCCCCACGTTATGTCTCTTTCTCCATCAGCTGATTGTGTCTCTAGCTCTCCCCTCACCCTGTctgtctctcctctctctcttcttcttgttAACTCTCTCTCCTGCTTCCTccaccttctctctctctcattttcgGCCCTGCCCCTCAGACATTGGCTTACTGGGGAGCTTCTGCTCCCCTCCCATTCCTTTGTTTACACAGAAATGTGATGATGTCACAGTGGTTACCTGGCAACCGTACAGATAAATCAGGGTGAGTGGGTGGTTGCCATGGAGCGTGTTCTCTGGTTTCCATGGATACCAAGCATCTGGTTGCTTTGATAGTGTAAGAGATGCTGGGAGCAGTTGCCGGGTGATCTGCCCCTGTAAGTGACGTGAGTCGTGGTGGGGGGGGTATTTAGTGGGGTGACACAGTGCTTTCAATTAGAATTGTGCAGCAGAAATGTATTTGTCATCACCCCCCAGAGAAGATTCTAGTGGTGTCACCTCCATACTAATACACTGACCCCCCCTCTCCCTGTGAACCCCCTGGCATTTCTTTACTAAGTCTACTGGGGGTAACTCTGCGCCCCTCCCCCATCACACACGCGCTCTCTTTGGGTGCCCGAATGTTAAACAGTCTCAgggctgggggggagggttcaaTGCTCAGAGAGAGGAACATCTGATATTTGGTGAGCGTCAGTGAGATGGGGGGGCATGGGAAAATAAATGGGGGGGTGATAGACTAATTCTGTATTTATTGGATTTGATTTTAAGCCTGAAATTGACATGAGCAGCAAAGGCAAATATTCATACAGTTCAACTACTACTTCTTACTCTACTTCTCTACCTATTATTCCTCTTCCCCCACCCTGACCAACCCCCATCTTATCTGGCACCCCTATAATAAAATAAGGAACCCCCTCCTCTAGTGTCCCCGCCATTGCCCTCCTCTAGTAACCCTTAATTCTGCATAAGCCAACATAGCCAGGCCTTGCTCAATGGGAGATACAACGGTATCCAGGCAACAGCAAGGGCGGGATGTAAATCCGGGTACCATGGAAACACAGCATCAGCACCGCTGAGTTAAAATAACCAATTAACACCCTGAATTCATAAGGCAAGTCTGTATGTTTTATCCTGAAGGCCAGCAATCTGCTTGTGGTAACCCCTTCTTTGCCAGGCTCCTCTCTGCTAATGAGTACGGTAACCCCTTCCTTGCCAGAAAGGACTTTATTTAATGGATCATTTACTCCTGGGGGAAAAGATGTGAAAGAAAACATTAATTGAGTTGCCTGAGTTTCCCTTAGACTTAGCAGATGGAACtcaatgtctttttttaaccaacaAATTAAAAATGGGGAAATTAACCCTCTTTTGAATGAAACAGAATAAAGATTGGGGGAATGAGTGTCATTTTCGGAATGAATCCATCATGGCGCTCTCCCGCTGCCTTATACATCAGCCCCTCCCATTAACCCTTTCCCACCATTCCCACGTAATAACCCaattatttgcccagtgtctaTAACGTGGTGTGAAACGGAGAAAATTGTAACTCtctaaaatcacattttacaCAATCCTGGGCAGCTGTTactttaaaattgtaatttactcatatgaatttataaataaaatatagatataatggGCAGTCGACCACGACTTTCTACATTTTaccaaaattttacaaaatatggggCAAATGTCACATAAAAGAAAGCCAAGTAAAGCTGACGTTGTATTTCTTCATGTAATTATTATACAAAAGAGAATAATCTATTTTTTTGGGCAACTGTAACTTTTTACAAAAAATCAGGACAAGTGTTAagatttttatattacatttttttttaaaaaaaaagtataaataaaggaGGGTCAAACAACTGTATATAATTGAATATACATTAATACAAGTTTGGATTATTGCAATTTTttagtgtaaaatataaatggGAGTCGACCACAAATTTCAGAATTTTACAAAAACTGCGGGAAATGTGACTTTCTTCATGTAAATATATGATCTAACTTttgtaaaaataagtaaattagaAGGTGAGAGATTTTACgttgtaaaataaaattgtgcAGCTATAACttttctttaatgtaaaattacagaaaatcagGGCAAATGTTAAGGTTTTTATacctgaatttttttatttttttttaaaaaagaggaaTGAGTGGAATGTTCTAAATTACATAAAATCAGAAAACTGTAATTTTCTAATATAAATTAAGACAAGTTTGATAAAATATAATACGGGTAGTTGGCCGCAAATGTATTCTAAATTTAtcaaaaacatgttaaaatgtgcctttttttttaaaaaaaaaaattaaaatcaaataaagggggaaaatgtaaactgttaaaaaataaaatagggaaAACATGTGCTTGTTTATaactttcaaatgcaaattaaaatgtgTGACCATAAATACAACGGGGACAACCGTGACTATCCAAAATCCAATGAAGATAAGTGGATggaggttttcttttatttttgaaaaaaatagggGTGATaaaatttttgtaaattattaaattaaaatgtgtgaGCCTTTCTAGAAAACAATAAGAGAAATAaaaggaggggtgtgtgtaatTGCAGAAATGAAATTTGAAACAAATCTGGCAAatgtcataaaaaatgtaaatttaaatcaAAAAAGCAGGAGGTTTTGGGGAACTTTTtgatatgaaataaaaacaataactttTCAATAATGAAGTCTGGTAAAGAAGGGGGGAGactttgaatttaatttaaacagaGATGTCAATGAAATAGTGAAAAGTGGGGGCAGAGATTACTGAAAGAAACAGGAGCCAATTTATAAAAATCCaagaaatggtttttttttcgtgATTCATCAAGTGAGAATTTATGAAATGGTTTCTCAGTTAAATTtctcacatttattatttatggtgtCAATTTTCTCGACCATGAAAACGCCTGAGAACATTTTTCTCTATTTAAGTGACATTTCCATCGTCTTTGGGGCACAGAAGAACTTTTTTATGTGCACTGAGCCCTCATTTATAATATCCCTGCGTGTGACATAAAACTTTCCTAAATGAAGTAGGGAAAAtgataattttgtaaaaaattaatttgagatttttggtCACAACATTTTTCCCggaacacaaaaaataaaaaagggcacTGAGTAACTTCCGtaatcaaaaaagaaaatgggGGGCGAGGGGAAgtgtttaaaatgaaatttaaGGAAAGGTAGGCGACTAAAGTGGGGCTAAATCGGGTAgaacttttcaaaaaaaagtgtttgagaCTTCCCttgtttaagggaaaataaaaacaatttaatttgcaGAGATTGATGTGATGGGAGCCACATATTTGTCAGTGTTAGTAATTAAGGGTCCCATTCTGTAAGTGAATTTAAAAGGAGGGCGCTCATTGGCTGAGCAGGGTGCGTGCATTAAAAAGGCACTAAAATTCGTCCATCCGAATGAGCCCTAAGTGCTGTCATGGTGATTAATGCTTCTCATTAATTTGCACTTACTCTGTATCTCATAATACACAGATCCTGGTGCAGAAATACACGTTTAATGGCCCCATAAATTGCCCCGTGCTACAATTACTAGAATAAtatccctaaaggtggccatagacgtagagatctgctcgtttggtgatgtccaactattggatcataatggatccgatacgggtggtcggatcgcgggactgcatacacgcacagatgcggccacaaTACGAcgcgattttttaacctgcccaattgagagccgacttttgggcagatatcgatcgggaaagcccatcggatggccccacacatgggccaatatgcACCAGTCTTATCTTCCCTTCTCTACATCAGATTTATGTGTAGGTgttacctgtatttgtatttatactacggatcaaggccggaactaggggtaggcagagtaggcacgtacctagggcgcaaagctggggttACGCCAGGCACGTACCACCTCTGTCACCTACCtctagtccggttcccttctctgcctgaCTATCTGtggcattttaacattttttcactTGTGCGTATGCGCAAGAACGCGAGAGCGgtaaatttgcgcatgcgcacgcgatcACCCATTCACACGCTAAGCCGGCGCTGCGACTGCCCGGCTtgtctagggcgcctggccagcgtGGCCTGGCTCTGCTacggatgcattgaatccactatttgggattcgggcgaatccccgaatccttggagaaagatttggccgaataccgaaccaaatactaaattacatatgcaaattaggggcaggaaaggaaaaagtggaaaaaaattcttttgcGACAAAAACtcctgtgatttcccttcccgcccataatttatgtatgcaaattaggattcgggtttggcCTGGCACaagtattcggtcgaatctgaatACTGCTAAAAAacgcagaatcctggatttggtgcatccctaatttatacatatgggatggagctgccatattgcttcccttGTTATCCTGCGAGGGCTGTTAAACTGAGCAGTAGGCCCCTAATAGCAAGAGATAGTCAGTCTGAATTGCAGAATGCTAATGAAGAAGGAGGAACTGGTTGGAGGAAACGTAGTGGTACAACTACTAATAATACGCTCTCGTTATTGTGTTTCAGATGAACAGACCAATTCAGGTGAAACCAGCAGACAGCGAGAGCAGAGGAGGTAACAGCGCCCCCCCCATTAACTCCAGTTCAACACTCTAATCCCATTTCTCTCCTTTCTTCTTTTAATCCCTCAATCCTTGTTATATAAACCCCATCCTGTCACCCCTATACTTCTCCTTCACACACAGAGGACCGCAAGCTGTTTGTTGGTATGTTGGGGAAGCAGCAGACAGATGAAGACGTACGGAGGATGTTTGAACCCTTTGGAAACATAGACGAGTGCACAGTCCTGCGGGGCCCTGACGGCACAAGCAAAGGTATCACTGCAACTAATAAAAGGCTTCTGTCCTTTGTTTTCCAATCTGgcaatttttactattgagcagtTCCATTGTGGGTCGCTGCACCATATCAATGGCCATTCAACAACAGATGGACCAGGAGGTTCCCACTCATAATACCTACAATCTAGAAGAAACAGAGATTAATTAATGGGGGTCATTAGTTTGTTGAGTGTTATAGATTCTCATTGCAGAGAACTGTAATTGTGTTCTATGTAATCTGTAATCTATGATCCTGAAACCCCCATTCAATGAAGGCCCAACTGTGGTTGAGATGCACCACCCAGATCCCCCTGTCAACCTTGGGCTGTGCCCATGGGTGTTTAGTAATGAGTTTCCGAATTCAGAAGGTCTCCTTATGTTTAATGATATAGGATCTCCTTCAGATTATGCTCCCATGAAGGATAGTAATATGGAATGTATCTCAGATAATTTCCTAAGGGAGGTTAGTAATGTTGGTTCTCTCCTAGATGGAGCTTGAGTAGAATACAATAATGTATCTCAGATAGTGTCCAGGGACAACCTAGTAATGTTGGTTCTCTCCTAGATGGAGCCTAAGTAAAATACAATAATGTGGATTGTATCTCAGATAGTGTTCAGGGATAAGGAAGGAATGTTGGTTCTCTCTTGAGTTGTGGCTAAAGAGAATACAGTAATGTGGATAGTAACTCAGATAGTGTCTCAAGGGAGGGTAGTAATGTTGGTTCTCTCTTGGGTAGAGCCTAAGGAGAATACAGTGATGTAGATAGTATCTCAGATAGTGTCTCAAGGGAGGGTAGTAATGTTGGTTCTCTCTTGGGTAGAGCCTAAGGAGAATACAGTGATGTCGATAGTATCTCAGATAGTGTCTCAAGGGAGGGTAGTAATGTTGGTTCTCTCTTGGGTGGAGCCCAAGGAGAATACAGTGATGTTCATAGTATCTCAGATCTCAGTGTCTCAAGGGAGGGTAGTAATGTTGGTTCTCTCTTGAGTGGTGCCTAAATAGAATACATTGATGTGGATGGTATCTCAGATGGATCTCTCTCTTGGATCCGGTCTTCATGAAGTCCATTGGTGTTCTTTTTGATGGTGTCCCTGGGGAGGGTAGTTGCATAGGGTTTATGTGTACTCATGGAGTCTAGTAATGGAATGTATTGCTGTTCTCTTCCTCAGGTTGTGCATTTGTGAAGTTCCAGACACACACGGAAGCTCAGGCCGCCATCAACGCTTTACACGGAAGCCGGACATTACCGGTAAGAGGAACTCATGTGTATGCAGCTGTGAGAGGCCATAATCCTACCCTCCATGCTTAGTTAGTGTCATGATACCTGTACACTGTGTGCCATGTGTTGTGGGTAATATCTGTACTGTATTTAACATGTGCCTACTCTGTGCTGTGCAGGGGGCCTCCTCCAGTCTAGTAGTAAAGTTTGCAGACACGGAGAAGGAGCGAGGACTGAGGAGGATGCAGCAAGTGGCCAATCAGCTGGGGATGTTCAGTCCCATTGCCCTCCAGTTTGGCGCATACAGCGCGTACACACAGGCAGTAAGTGACCAGGtgaattaaactttttttctgctttttggtGTGACTTGTCTGTTGTAGTGTCTGTCTTTTTGTGTCTGCCAGCATGGCCCCTGATTCAACATCTTAGACCCTGATTCAGTAGCATGGCCTCTTAGTCCAGGATTCAGTAGCATGGCCTCTTTGACCCAGATCAAGTAGCACGGCCTCTTTGCCACTAGATCTATTAGCATGGCCTCTTTGCCCCTAGATCTATTAGCATGGCCTCTTTGACCCAGATCAAGTAGCGCGGCCTCTTTGACCCAGATCAAGTAGCACGGCCTCTTTGCCCCTAGATCTATTAGCATGGCCTCTTTGACCCAGATCAAGTAGCGCGGCCTCTTTGCCCCTAGATCTATTAGCATGGCCTCTTTGACCCAGATCAAGTAGCGCGGCCTCTTTGCCCCTAGATCTATTAGCATGGCCTCTTTGACCCAGATCAAGTAGCGCGGCCTCTTTGCCCCTAGATCTATTAGCATGGCCTCTTTGACCCAGATCAAGTAGCGCGGCCTCTTTGCCCCTAGATCTATTAGCATGGCCTCTTTGCCCCCAGATCCAGTAGCACTGCCTCTTTGTCCCAGATCTATTAGTTTGGCATCTTTGTCCCCAGACCCATGGCCTCTCTGCCACAATTCTTATCTGAAGGATCCCAAAACCAAAGGATTTATAGAACAAGCCACATATTTCACCACTTTAATCAATCAAGAGCTCCATTCCCACGAACATTTAAAAAGTTATCCATTTAGGCTTTGAGCAGCTTGGCCAGTCCTGTCCTGTAGTCGTGTTCAGACAGTGCAGTTGGTCACAACCCTGGTGTTCTTGTGTCTCCACATAGCTCATGCAGCAGCAGGCCGCCCTGGTGGCCGCACACAGCGCTTACCTCAATCCTATGGCCACAATGGCCGCTGTCCAGATGCAGCAAATGGCGACAATCAACCCCAACGGGATCATTGCCACACCCATCACCCAAATTAACCCAATCACTTCTTCTTCAGGTGAGATATTGTTAGTGGGACAGAAAAATTCTGATCTGGTTTGTTTTACCTTCAGTTATACCATGTGACTAAAAGGGTGGGTCTATGTTAAACTTTCTAGGTTATGGGTGAAGTTCTTGGGGGATATAAAGACCTTCTGGTTTATGTGTCTCTTCTTTTGGTGCAATCAGGATCCAATCCAAACATAGACCCCTGTCTCTCCACAGGTACCAGTACTCCACCAACACTCACTGCCACTCAAGTATCTGCCATTCCTGCAACGCTGGGAGTCAACGGTTACAGTGCAGTACCCACCCAGAGCACCGTACAGCCCAGCTCCGAGGCAATCTACACCAATGGGCTGCACCCGTATCCAGGTAAGATCCATAGTGCCACACACACATATGAAGCATCTGTCTTGGCTCAGCCTTTGGATGCCAGTGGGATTAACATGGAGTTGTAGCTGCTGGAGGGCCACAGTGTGGACAATTATGATTTACGTGGAGGGGTTTATATTGAGGGGGCATTGCTCTGTTTGTAATATCGTCAATAAAAACGCATCCGCTAAACTCCTGTGTCTCTTGTTTCAGCCCAAAGTCCAGTGGCCCAGTTGGATCCTCTACAACAAGCCTACGCAGGCATGCAGCACTACACAGGTACTGGCCCCAGATAAGGATAATGGTTATGAGCATTGGAAACGTGTCTCTAGGGGGCACCTTGGCAAAGTTCCCAATCACCGTAATGAGAATTTCTTCTTTGTCTAGCCGCCTACCCTGCTGCTTACGGACTGGTCAGCCCGGCATTTACCCAGCCCCCTGCGATACTCCAACAGCAGCCCCCACAGCAACAGCAACAGAGAGAGGGTAGGTATATGTGTTAGCTTCCAGTTTCCCATCAAATCCTTCTGCCCCAGGCCTGGGGTGTTTCCCTACATAAATAACACACTTCCCCGTCCCTGGCAGGTCCCGAGGGCTGCAACATCTTTATCTACCACCTGCCGCAGGAATTCACAGACTCCGAGATCCTCCAGATGTTCCTGCCATTTGGGAatgttatttctgccaaagtgttTGTAGACCGCGCCACCAATCAGAGCAAATGTTTCGGTGAGTGTAAGCCAATCCTGTGTCAGCCCAGCAAATCCATCCAATTATATCTCAGATATGATCCTATGGCTAGAGGCATGGCAGTATGGTCCAACAACCATTGAGAGGCTTCCACTGTTCTAACTGTACAAGACTGGCCAAAGCTAAAGGGTAGATATTAAGCAGGAATAGTTGTAGTTTATACTTCTAGTATTAAAAGCTTATACTCTACTAGGCGTTCTTGAGGATTCACTGATTTCTGCCATACAAAAAAAGATTGTGGCTGTGTTTCCCATATTGTCTTCTTTCCTCGATGGAACCCAGTTGTTCTGTGATACTAGCGatgtatatatttactatatgtaTTACTGTTACTATATTAAGATGTTCCTTTTCTCCTCAACACGTTTGTCCCTGCAGGTTTTGTAAGTTTTGACAATCCAGGCAGTGCCCAGGCTGCTATCCAAGCAATGAATGGATTCCAGATCGGAATGAAAAGGCTGAAAGTGCAACTCAAGCGACCAAAAGATGCCAACAGGCCGTACTGAGGCGTTCAGGTGGGTATCAAGGGCAGCCAGGACTACCCAGTGTTTCTTCTCTCAGTCGGAGAGGTCACAGCCTGGGTCGCAGTGGGTCCACAGGTTACTGATATGAATGGGAGTGGGCAGCAGGAGCTAATCTTATGGGCTAAATCCATCCTTATCTGATACCTAATCCAAAGGGAGACCCTAAGGATCATTTAGTGAGACTGCAGGGTACAAAATAATCAGGCCCACTGGGAATCAGGCGACTAGTCACACACAAAATATTATTGCCTCCAAACCTTGATCCCCCTCCAGGAGGCACTGTTGTACAGAAGCAGCCGGGTAAGTGTCCCTCGGTGACAATCTGTGAGTGGCGTGTGCTCCTCATGTGCCCTTGTGTGTGTATTCTGCGTGTGGTCCGTATTTTGGAGTGCGGTATCTCCTTGTGTTTTTATGACTGTACTTTAGTTTCTcgtttatatttttcttttacatttgagtctatttttttttttaaaaaaattttggttttgtTCTTACGAGTTAGTTCTGAAAGGCTTTCCGCAAGGGCAGACAGTGAGAGAGTAAAGGGATACTGACGTCTCTAACATAACAGCAGCATCGGAATCTTAACATAAAATACCCCCTTGTTTGTACATGgggtttaaaaataataataataaactaattGAATACCTGATACATTTGCCTACAACTTGGCCTTTACTCCATTAAGTAGAATTGGGAGGGCAAAGATTATTCATGCACATTGCCAGTAGGTGGCGCTCAGTTTAGagttcagaaagcagttcctCCCATCAGATTTTAGCACCGCCCCCAGTTAGAGCACAAGGAAAAGACCCGCCCCCTGGGAGCCAGAAACAATTGCAGGTAAAAAGCTCAAGGTCTTTGATgagatatcttttattttttgtttcgtAAATGCAATGCGAAACCTAATAATAACTTTATATATGGAATCCTATGCTGCCATTAGGTTATTGATGTTATTATCACTTTAAA
The sequence above is a segment of the Xenopus laevis strain J_2021 chromosome 8L, Xenopus_laevis_v10.1, whole genome shotgun sequence genome. Coding sequences within it:
- the celf3.L gene encoding CUGBP Elav-like family member 3-A — protein: MKEPDAIKLFIGQIPRNLDEKDLKPIFEQFGKIYELTVIKDKFTGMHKGCAFLTYCARESALKAQSALHEQKTLPGMNRPIQVKPADSESRGEDRKLFVGMLGKQQTDEDVRRMFEPFGNIDECTVLRGPDGTSKGCAFVKFQTHTEAQAAINALHGSRTLPGASSSLVVKFADTEKERGLRRMQQVANQLGMFSPIALQFGAYSAYTQAVSDQLMQQQAALVAAHSAYLNPMATMAAVQMQQMATINPNGIIATPITQINPITSSSGTSTPPTLTATQVSAIPATLGVNGYSAVPTQSTVQPSSEAIYTNGLHPYPAQSPVAQLDPLQQAYAGMQHYTAAYPAAYGLVSPAFTQPPAILQQQPPQQQQQREGPEGCNIFIYHLPQEFTDSEILQMFLPFGNVISAKVFVDRATNQSKCFGFVSFDNPGSAQAAIQAMNGFQIGMKRLKVQLKRPKDANRPY
- the celf3.L gene encoding CUGBP Elav-like family member 3-A isoform X1, with amino-acid sequence MKEPDAIKLFIGQIPRNLDEKDLKPIFEQFGKIYELTVIKDKFTGMHKGCAFLTYCARESALKAQSALHEQKTLPGMNRPIQVKPADSESRGEDRKLFVGMLGKQQTDEDVRRMFEPFGNIDECTVLRGPDGTSKGCAFVKFQTHTEAQAAINALHGSRTLPGASSSLVVKFADTEKERGLRRMQQVANQLGMFSPIALQFGAYSAYTQALMQQQAALVAAHSAYLNPMATMAAVQMQQMATINPNGIIATPITQINPITSSSGTSTPPTLTATQVSAIPATLGVNGYSAVPTQSTVQPSSEAIYTNGLHPYPAQSPVAQLDPLQQAYAGMQHYTAAYPAAYGLVSPAFTQPPAILQQQPPQQQQQREGPEGCNIFIYHLPQEFTDSEILQMFLPFGNVISAKVFVDRATNQSKCFGFVSFDNPGSAQAAIQAMNGFQIGMKRLKVQLKRPKDANRPY